One part of the Candidatus Nezhaarchaeota archaeon genome encodes these proteins:
- a CDS encoding 50S ribosomal protein L37e: protein MVKGTTSFGKHGRGRTHIVCRRCGRHSFNITKRYCAACGFGRSSKLRKYSWQTKKLNRQARIK, encoded by the coding sequence TTGGTTAAAGGAACTACTTCCTTCGGGAAGCATGGACGCGGAAGGACCCATATCGTATGTAGGAGGTGCGGACGCCACTCATTCAACATAACTAAGCGGTACTGCGCTGCCTGTGGTTTCGGCAGAAGCAGCAAACTCCGTAAGTACAGTTGGCAGACTAAGAAGCTCAATAGGCAGGCGAGGATTAAATAG
- a CDS encoding LSm family protein produces MAELTTVSLLNASLGNAVLIKLKGGRELRGRLRSFDQHLNIVLEGAEELRHNGEVRKLGLVLIRGDNVVLVSPAI; encoded by the coding sequence ATGGCTGAGCTAACTACTGTTAGCCTCCTAAACGCTTCGCTTGGTAATGCTGTCCTCATTAAGCTGAAAGGTGGAAGAGAGCTTAGAGGAAGATTAAGGAGCTTCGACCAACACCTAAACATAGTCTTAGAAGGAGCTGAGGAGCTGAGGCATAACGGTGAGGTAAGGAAGCTAGGCCTCGTACTAATTAGAGGGGACAACGTCGTCTTAGTCTCTCCAGCCATATAG